A stretch of Linepithema humile isolate Giens D197 chromosome 3, Lhum_UNIL_v1.0, whole genome shotgun sequence DNA encodes these proteins:
- the LOC136998342 gene encoding uncharacterized protein, producing MRLGINTKVGSVDENTHTETAAQNEGCESFENEDTRMRLGSFIRTTNFVNENENNGEANTQSNDYNFLENSEVLITLDMFYDVTSTNFDHCVKKLNFSDYAADVCIPTIIQNTTTCNKENTSITCNKENTSITCNEENTSITCNKENTSITCNKENTSTTCNKENINLVPLSVLSPISSPVPALHDNVDKKNSSESEYLPSEDELRSLEYDYNKKLQQKKKVVLNTTVASVSSGDVSIGNIISACNDEDMYVEKSNTKALKQNYCYFCSKLQTQLPRHLEIVHRNEPEVKKFAMLSKGNPERRKIIDISNNRY from the exons ATGCGATTAG gTATTAATACAAAGGTAGGATCTGTCGATGAAAATACACACACAGAGACGGCTGCACAAAACGAAGGCTGTGAATCGTTTGAAAACGAAGACACTCGAATGCGATTAG GTAGCTTTATTAGAACGACAAACTTTGTCAATGAGAATGAAAACAACGGAGAGGCAAATACGCAAAGCAATGActataattttttggaaaattctGAAGTTCTAATAACTTTAG ATATGTTTTATGATGTCACATCTACCAATTTTGATCATTGtgtgaagaaattaaatttcagcgATT ATGCAGCAGATGTATGCATACCTACCATTATTCAAAATACGACAAcgtgcaataaagaaaatacgagTATAAcgtgcaataaagaaaatacgagTATAACATGCAATGAAGAAAATACGAGTATAAcgtgcaataaagaaaatacgagTATAAcgtgcaataaagaaaatacgagTACAACGTGTAATAAAGAGAACATTAATCTAGTACCACTTTCAGTGCTATCTCCAATATCATCCCCAGTACCTGCATTGCATG ATAACGTTGACAAGAAAAATAGCAGTGAATCGGAGTATTTGCCATCTGAAGATGAACTACGTTCACTGGAATATgattacaacaaaaaattacaacagaaaaagaaagtaGTTTTAAATACAACTGTGGCCTCAGTATCAAGTGGAGATGTCTCGATaggaaatattatatctgcATGCAACGATGAAGATATGTATGTAGAAAAGTCTAATACAAAAGCGCTAAAACAAAACTATTGTTATTTCTGTTCGAAATTACAAACACAACTTCCGCGCCACTTGGAAATTGTACACCGCAATGAGCCTGAAGTTAAAAAGTTTGCCATGTTATCTAAAGGCAATccggaaagaagaaaaataatagatattagtaataatagatattaa
- the LOC136998340 gene encoding uncharacterized protein isoform X1: MDERKPFLQLSERQQRRRLAAVVVHVNNAASVSEVDVTNNDINVESRSVENELIAESENESIGETCTSCSSQERMDEIEDNIDIDDNINMDVDEEDVIGNEECLAAKLCDWALLFGISHVALSALLIILRIYLPMEQLPKDARTLLCTPRKTVIRKVARLCWWPPKTVNLSKAIAKGIAHEDHWDIHPFHKLWGPYETYTIAKQAEKDSVEWSTGDENVITTPKPLGKRIITKSCKVLSNESNDEESSSSDKQKRYKQKLNTLPPSGYINDTNKKKRFKQLDSNSKSSVKDNSNESVTTEEYTADTDTDDQKEKELFEETLYDGNTSFKDRRPVQVQASLSKNKVSFNNLPQKIIQKEIAKCSCCEYCRQEHRERFLKLEKKINYLIEVARSESKTRNLSQRQTEIDAMPDFYLESKNAVDAFESQLISCNAVCEQFKHFIIRIGGTTATKHVNNILSAIFSDELARDYSWTGRKNTFAFQGMRMAKILIETVIKEYPNTTKNEIQKKIMVWFHHAGDRWKRKHIIHVGSTAVTSQEKN; the protein is encoded by the exons ATGGACGAACGTAAACCTTTTTTACAATTGTCTGAGAGACAGCAACGTAGACGACTTGCAGCCGTAGTTGTACATGTTAATAATGCTGCTTCGGTATCTGAGGTTGACGTTACAAATAATGACATAAATGTTGAAAGCCGTAGTGTCGAAAACGAATTAATCGCGGAATCTGAGAATGAGAGTATTGGAGAAACATGTACAAGTTGTTCTTCACAAGAAAGAATGGATGAGATAGaagataatatagatatagacGACAATATTAATATGGATGTAGATGAGGAAGATGTTATTGGTAACGAAGAATGTTTGGCCGCAAAACTGTGCGATTGGGCACTTTTATTTGGAATAAGCCATGTGGCTTTATCAGCtttgctaataatattaagaatttatttacccATGGAACAATTACCAAAGGATGCACGCACTTTACTGTGTACTCCTAGAAAAACTGTAATACGGAAGGTTGCACGTCTGTGTTGGTGGCCACCAAAAACcgttaatttatcaaaagcaATTGCTAAAGGTATAGCGCATGAAGACCATTGGGACATACATCCTTTTCACAAATTGTGGGGACCATACG aGACATATACTATTGCGAAACAAGCGGAGAAGGATTCCGTAGAGTGGTCGACAGGAGATGAAAACGTTATCACGACACCAAAACCCCTTGGAAAAAGAATAATCACAAAGTCTTGCAAAGTTCTTTCAAATGAAAGTAACGACGAAGAAAGTAGTTCCTCAG ataagcAAAAACGCTATAAGCAAAAACTGAATACTCTGCCTCCGTCAGGttatataaatgatacaaacaagaaaaaaaggtTTAAACAATTAg ATTCAAATAGTAAGTCAAGCGTCAAGGATAACTCCAACGAATCAG tgacAACTGAAGAATATACAGCAGATACAGATACAGATGatcagaaagaaaaagaactcTTTGAGGAAACATTATATGATGGAAACACATCATTCAAAGATCGCCGACCGGTTCAAGTGCAGGCAAGCCTGAGCAAAAACAAAG TGTCATTTAACAATTTGCCTCAGAAAATTATCCAGAAGGAAATAGCCAAGTGTTCCTGCTGTG AATATTGCCGACAGGAGCATAGGGAACGCTTCTTGAAattggaaaagaaaattaattacctcATTGAAGTGGCTCGGTCGGAAAGTAAAACTCGCAACCTGTCACAAAGACAGACTGAAATAGATGCAATGCCGGACTTCTACCTTGAATCGAAAAATGCAGTAGATGCATTCGAAAGCCAACTAATATCATGTAATGCTGTTTGTGAACAATTT AAACACTTTATAATACGAATTGGTGGTACAACTGCAACCAAACACGTGAATAACATTTTGAGTGCCATATTTTCGGATGAGTTGGCACGTGATTATTCATGGACAGGAcggaaaaatacatttgccTTCCAAGGGATGAGAATGGCAAAAATTCTCATtg agacggttataaaagaatatccCAATACGACGAAGAAtgagatacaaaaaaaaattatggtaTGGTTTCACCATGCTGGTGATAGATGGAAAAGAAAACATATCATCCATGTGGGATCCACGGCTGTTACGTCTCAAGAAAAGAACTGA
- the LOC136998340 gene encoding uncharacterized protein isoform X3 has protein sequence MDERKPFLQLSERQQRRRLAAVVVHVNNAASVSEVDVTNNDINVESRSVENELIAESENESIGETCTSCSSQERMDEIEDNIDIDDNINMDVDEEDVIGNEECLAAKLCDWALLFGISHVALSALLIILRIYLPMEQLPKDARTLLCTPRKTVIRKVARLCWWPPKTVNLSKAIAKGIAHEDHWDIHPFHKLWGPYDKQKRYKQKLNTLPPSGYINDTNKKKRFKQLDSNSKSSVKDNSNESVTTEEYTADTDTDDQKEKELFEETLYDGNTSFKDRRPVQVQASLSKNKVSFNNLPQKIIQKEIAKCSCCEYCRQEHRERFLKLEKKINYLIEVARSESKTRNLSQRQTEIDAMPDFYLESKNAVDAFESQLISCNAVCEQFKHFIIRIGGTTATKHVNNILSAIFSDELARDYSWTGRKNTFAFQGMRMAKILIETVIKEYPNTTKNEIQKKIMVWFHHAGDRWKRKHIIHVGSTAVTSQEKN, from the exons ATGGACGAACGTAAACCTTTTTTACAATTGTCTGAGAGACAGCAACGTAGACGACTTGCAGCCGTAGTTGTACATGTTAATAATGCTGCTTCGGTATCTGAGGTTGACGTTACAAATAATGACATAAATGTTGAAAGCCGTAGTGTCGAAAACGAATTAATCGCGGAATCTGAGAATGAGAGTATTGGAGAAACATGTACAAGTTGTTCTTCACAAGAAAGAATGGATGAGATAGaagataatatagatatagacGACAATATTAATATGGATGTAGATGAGGAAGATGTTATTGGTAACGAAGAATGTTTGGCCGCAAAACTGTGCGATTGGGCACTTTTATTTGGAATAAGCCATGTGGCTTTATCAGCtttgctaataatattaagaatttatttacccATGGAACAATTACCAAAGGATGCACGCACTTTACTGTGTACTCCTAGAAAAACTGTAATACGGAAGGTTGCACGTCTGTGTTGGTGGCCACCAAAAACcgttaatttatcaaaagcaATTGCTAAAGGTATAGCGCATGAAGACCATTGGGACATACATCCTTTTCACAAATTGTGGGGACCATACG ataagcAAAAACGCTATAAGCAAAAACTGAATACTCTGCCTCCGTCAGGttatataaatgatacaaacaagaaaaaaaggtTTAAACAATTAg ATTCAAATAGTAAGTCAAGCGTCAAGGATAACTCCAACGAATCAG tgacAACTGAAGAATATACAGCAGATACAGATACAGATGatcagaaagaaaaagaactcTTTGAGGAAACATTATATGATGGAAACACATCATTCAAAGATCGCCGACCGGTTCAAGTGCAGGCAAGCCTGAGCAAAAACAAAG TGTCATTTAACAATTTGCCTCAGAAAATTATCCAGAAGGAAATAGCCAAGTGTTCCTGCTGTG AATATTGCCGACAGGAGCATAGGGAACGCTTCTTGAAattggaaaagaaaattaattacctcATTGAAGTGGCTCGGTCGGAAAGTAAAACTCGCAACCTGTCACAAAGACAGACTGAAATAGATGCAATGCCGGACTTCTACCTTGAATCGAAAAATGCAGTAGATGCATTCGAAAGCCAACTAATATCATGTAATGCTGTTTGTGAACAATTT AAACACTTTATAATACGAATTGGTGGTACAACTGCAACCAAACACGTGAATAACATTTTGAGTGCCATATTTTCGGATGAGTTGGCACGTGATTATTCATGGACAGGAcggaaaaatacatttgccTTCCAAGGGATGAGAATGGCAAAAATTCTCATtg agacggttataaaagaatatccCAATACGACGAAGAAtgagatacaaaaaaaaattatggtaTGGTTTCACCATGCTGGTGATAGATGGAAAAGAAAACATATCATCCATGTGGGATCCACGGCTGTTACGTCTCAAGAAAAGAACTGA
- the LOC136998340 gene encoding uncharacterized protein isoform X5, translating to MDERKPFLQLSERQQRRRLAAVVVHVNNAASVSEVDVTNNDINVESRSVENELIAESENESIGETCTSCSSQERMDEIEDNIDIDDNINMDVDEEDVIGNEECLAAKLCDWALLFGISHVALSALLIILRIYLPMEQLPKDARTLLCTPRKTVIRKVARLCWWPPKTVNLSKAIAKGIAHEDHWDIHPFHKLWGPYETYTIAKQAEKDSVEWSTGDENVITTPKPLGKRIITKSCKVLSNESNDEESSSSDKQKRYKQKLNTLPPSGYINDTNKKKRFKQLDSNSKSSVKDNSNESVTTEEYTADTDTDDQKEKELFEETLYDGNTSFKDRRPVQVQASLSKNKVSFNNLPQKIIQKEIAKCSCCGA from the exons ATGGACGAACGTAAACCTTTTTTACAATTGTCTGAGAGACAGCAACGTAGACGACTTGCAGCCGTAGTTGTACATGTTAATAATGCTGCTTCGGTATCTGAGGTTGACGTTACAAATAATGACATAAATGTTGAAAGCCGTAGTGTCGAAAACGAATTAATCGCGGAATCTGAGAATGAGAGTATTGGAGAAACATGTACAAGTTGTTCTTCACAAGAAAGAATGGATGAGATAGaagataatatagatatagacGACAATATTAATATGGATGTAGATGAGGAAGATGTTATTGGTAACGAAGAATGTTTGGCCGCAAAACTGTGCGATTGGGCACTTTTATTTGGAATAAGCCATGTGGCTTTATCAGCtttgctaataatattaagaatttatttacccATGGAACAATTACCAAAGGATGCACGCACTTTACTGTGTACTCCTAGAAAAACTGTAATACGGAAGGTTGCACGTCTGTGTTGGTGGCCACCAAAAACcgttaatttatcaaaagcaATTGCTAAAGGTATAGCGCATGAAGACCATTGGGACATACATCCTTTTCACAAATTGTGGGGACCATACG aGACATATACTATTGCGAAACAAGCGGAGAAGGATTCCGTAGAGTGGTCGACAGGAGATGAAAACGTTATCACGACACCAAAACCCCTTGGAAAAAGAATAATCACAAAGTCTTGCAAAGTTCTTTCAAATGAAAGTAACGACGAAGAAAGTAGTTCCTCAG ataagcAAAAACGCTATAAGCAAAAACTGAATACTCTGCCTCCGTCAGGttatataaatgatacaaacaagaaaaaaaggtTTAAACAATTAg ATTCAAATAGTAAGTCAAGCGTCAAGGATAACTCCAACGAATCAG tgacAACTGAAGAATATACAGCAGATACAGATACAGATGatcagaaagaaaaagaactcTTTGAGGAAACATTATATGATGGAAACACATCATTCAAAGATCGCCGACCGGTTCAAGTGCAGGCAAGCCTGAGCAAAAACAAAG TGTCATTTAACAATTTGCCTCAGAAAATTATCCAGAAGGAAATAGCCAAGTGTTCCTGCTGTG GAGCATAG
- the LOC136998340 gene encoding uncharacterized protein isoform X2: protein MDERKPFLQLSERQQRRRLAAVVVHVNNAASVSEVDVTNNDINVESRSVENELIAESENESIGETCTSCSSQERMDEIEDNIDIDDNINMDVDEEDVIGNEECLAAKLCDWALLFGISHVALSALLIILRIYLPMEQLPKDARTLLCTPRKTVIRKVARLCWWPPKTVNLSKAIAKGIAHEDHWDIHPFHKLWGPYETYTIAKQAEKDSVEWSTGDENVITTPKPLGKRIITKSCKVLSNESNDEESSSSDKQKRYKQKLNTLPPSGYINDTNKKKRFKQLDSNSKSSVKDNSNESVTTEEYTADTDTDDQKEKELFEETLYDGNTSFKDRRPVQVQASLSKNKVSFNNLPQKIIQKEIAKCSCCEYCRQEHRERFLKLEKKINYLIEVARSESKTRNLSQRQTEIDAMPDFYLESKNAVDAFESQLISCNAVCEQFKHFIIRIGGTTATKHVNNILSAIFSDELARDYSWTGRKNTFAFQGMRMAKILIGI from the exons ATGGACGAACGTAAACCTTTTTTACAATTGTCTGAGAGACAGCAACGTAGACGACTTGCAGCCGTAGTTGTACATGTTAATAATGCTGCTTCGGTATCTGAGGTTGACGTTACAAATAATGACATAAATGTTGAAAGCCGTAGTGTCGAAAACGAATTAATCGCGGAATCTGAGAATGAGAGTATTGGAGAAACATGTACAAGTTGTTCTTCACAAGAAAGAATGGATGAGATAGaagataatatagatatagacGACAATATTAATATGGATGTAGATGAGGAAGATGTTATTGGTAACGAAGAATGTTTGGCCGCAAAACTGTGCGATTGGGCACTTTTATTTGGAATAAGCCATGTGGCTTTATCAGCtttgctaataatattaagaatttatttacccATGGAACAATTACCAAAGGATGCACGCACTTTACTGTGTACTCCTAGAAAAACTGTAATACGGAAGGTTGCACGTCTGTGTTGGTGGCCACCAAAAACcgttaatttatcaaaagcaATTGCTAAAGGTATAGCGCATGAAGACCATTGGGACATACATCCTTTTCACAAATTGTGGGGACCATACG aGACATATACTATTGCGAAACAAGCGGAGAAGGATTCCGTAGAGTGGTCGACAGGAGATGAAAACGTTATCACGACACCAAAACCCCTTGGAAAAAGAATAATCACAAAGTCTTGCAAAGTTCTTTCAAATGAAAGTAACGACGAAGAAAGTAGTTCCTCAG ataagcAAAAACGCTATAAGCAAAAACTGAATACTCTGCCTCCGTCAGGttatataaatgatacaaacaagaaaaaaaggtTTAAACAATTAg ATTCAAATAGTAAGTCAAGCGTCAAGGATAACTCCAACGAATCAG tgacAACTGAAGAATATACAGCAGATACAGATACAGATGatcagaaagaaaaagaactcTTTGAGGAAACATTATATGATGGAAACACATCATTCAAAGATCGCCGACCGGTTCAAGTGCAGGCAAGCCTGAGCAAAAACAAAG TGTCATTTAACAATTTGCCTCAGAAAATTATCCAGAAGGAAATAGCCAAGTGTTCCTGCTGTG AATATTGCCGACAGGAGCATAGGGAACGCTTCTTGAAattggaaaagaaaattaattacctcATTGAAGTGGCTCGGTCGGAAAGTAAAACTCGCAACCTGTCACAAAGACAGACTGAAATAGATGCAATGCCGGACTTCTACCTTGAATCGAAAAATGCAGTAGATGCATTCGAAAGCCAACTAATATCATGTAATGCTGTTTGTGAACAATTT AAACACTTTATAATACGAATTGGTGGTACAACTGCAACCAAACACGTGAATAACATTTTGAGTGCCATATTTTCGGATGAGTTGGCACGTGATTATTCATGGACAGGAcggaaaaatacatttgccTTCCAAGGGATGAGAATGGCAAAAATTCTCATtggtatataa
- the LOC136998340 gene encoding uncharacterized protein isoform X4, whose translation MDEIEDNIDIDDNINMDVDEEDVIGNEECLAAKLCDWALLFGISHVALSALLIILRIYLPMEQLPKDARTLLCTPRKTVIRKVARLCWWPPKTVNLSKAIAKGIAHEDHWDIHPFHKLWGPYETYTIAKQAEKDSVEWSTGDENVITTPKPLGKRIITKSCKVLSNESNDEESSSSDKQKRYKQKLNTLPPSGYINDTNKKKRFKQLDSNSKSSVKDNSNESVTTEEYTADTDTDDQKEKELFEETLYDGNTSFKDRRPVQVQASLSKNKVSFNNLPQKIIQKEIAKCSCCEYCRQEHRERFLKLEKKINYLIEVARSESKTRNLSQRQTEIDAMPDFYLESKNAVDAFESQLISCNAVCEQFKHFIIRIGGTTATKHVNNILSAIFSDELARDYSWTGRKNTFAFQGMRMAKILIETVIKEYPNTTKNEIQKKIMVWFHHAGDRWKRKHIIHVGSTAVTSQEKN comes from the exons ATGGATGAGATAGaagataatatagatatagacGACAATATTAATATGGATGTAGATGAGGAAGATGTTATTGGTAACGAAGAATGTTTGGCCGCAAAACTGTGCGATTGGGCACTTTTATTTGGAATAAGCCATGTGGCTTTATCAGCtttgctaataatattaagaatttatttacccATGGAACAATTACCAAAGGATGCACGCACTTTACTGTGTACTCCTAGAAAAACTGTAATACGGAAGGTTGCACGTCTGTGTTGGTGGCCACCAAAAACcgttaatttatcaaaagcaATTGCTAAAGGTATAGCGCATGAAGACCATTGGGACATACATCCTTTTCACAAATTGTGGGGACCATACG aGACATATACTATTGCGAAACAAGCGGAGAAGGATTCCGTAGAGTGGTCGACAGGAGATGAAAACGTTATCACGACACCAAAACCCCTTGGAAAAAGAATAATCACAAAGTCTTGCAAAGTTCTTTCAAATGAAAGTAACGACGAAGAAAGTAGTTCCTCAG ataagcAAAAACGCTATAAGCAAAAACTGAATACTCTGCCTCCGTCAGGttatataaatgatacaaacaagaaaaaaaggtTTAAACAATTAg ATTCAAATAGTAAGTCAAGCGTCAAGGATAACTCCAACGAATCAG tgacAACTGAAGAATATACAGCAGATACAGATACAGATGatcagaaagaaaaagaactcTTTGAGGAAACATTATATGATGGAAACACATCATTCAAAGATCGCCGACCGGTTCAAGTGCAGGCAAGCCTGAGCAAAAACAAAG TGTCATTTAACAATTTGCCTCAGAAAATTATCCAGAAGGAAATAGCCAAGTGTTCCTGCTGTG AATATTGCCGACAGGAGCATAGGGAACGCTTCTTGAAattggaaaagaaaattaattacctcATTGAAGTGGCTCGGTCGGAAAGTAAAACTCGCAACCTGTCACAAAGACAGACTGAAATAGATGCAATGCCGGACTTCTACCTTGAATCGAAAAATGCAGTAGATGCATTCGAAAGCCAACTAATATCATGTAATGCTGTTTGTGAACAATTT AAACACTTTATAATACGAATTGGTGGTACAACTGCAACCAAACACGTGAATAACATTTTGAGTGCCATATTTTCGGATGAGTTGGCACGTGATTATTCATGGACAGGAcggaaaaatacatttgccTTCCAAGGGATGAGAATGGCAAAAATTCTCATtg agacggttataaaagaatatccCAATACGACGAAGAAtgagatacaaaaaaaaattatggtaTGGTTTCACCATGCTGGTGATAGATGGAAAAGAAAACATATCATCCATGTGGGATCCACGGCTGTTACGTCTCAAGAAAAGAACTGA